A single genomic interval of Zunongwangia sp. HGR-M22 harbors:
- a CDS encoding DUF6520 family protein codes for MKSKKLILPLMAFICAIGMSFASSNFVAEQSTGYVFRNNTWEQVSVSCDTQEENACLVKFSENGQEYQVYDSDLETERPGSGEAILID; via the coding sequence ATGAAAAGTAAAAAGTTAATATTACCGTTAATGGCATTTATCTGTGCCATAGGAATGTCCTTTGCATCAAGTAATTTTGTTGCAGAACAATCTACCGGTTACGTGTTTAGGAATAATACCTGGGAACAAGTAAGCGTTAGTTGTGATACACAAGAAGAAAATGCTTGTTTAGTGAAGTTTTCTGAAAACGGACAAGAATATCAAGTCTATGATTCAGATTTAGAAACAGAACGTCCAGGAAGCGGCGAGGCCATTTTAATAGACTAA